CCACCCTCGGAATGAGGATCAAAGACGGTGTCATACTCGCTACTGACCAGAGGGCCACCATGGGCAACCTGATCGCCAACAGCAACGTACAGAAGGTTTACCCCATCGCGGACAACCTCGGTATGACCATTTCCGGACTCGTCGGAGACGCACAGCTCATGGTCAGGTACATGACCAGCCAGATCGCCATCTACGAGATGCAGAAGGGAGCACCCATGTCCGTGCAGACCGCTGCCACCCTCATGGGATCTGTCATCCGTTCCGGATTCTACCTCGGCCCCCTCCTCGGAGGCTACGACAAGACCGGAGGACACGTCTTCAGCGTCGACGGCGCCGGAGGAGTCATTGAGGACAGGTACTGCGCATCCGGTTCCGGATCCATCACCGCCTACGGTGCACTCGAGACCCTCTACAAGGACAACATGACCAAGGAGCAGGCCATCGACGTCGCCATTTCCGGACTCAACGCAGCACGCCGCAGGGACAACTACACCGGCGACGGAATGCTCATCCTATACATCGGGCCGAAAGGATACGAGTGGATCCCCAACGACCTCATCAGGAAGAGGTGCGAGGAACTCG
The sequence above is a segment of the methanogenic archaeon ISO4-H5 genome. Coding sequences within it:
- a CDS encoding Proteasome endopeptidase complex — protein: MSAHNTESDNVLKTGTTTLGMRIKDGVILATDQRATMGNLIANSNVQKVYPIADNLGMTISGLVGDAQLMVRYMTSQIAIYEMQKGAPMSVQTAATLMGSVIRSGFYLGPLLGGYDKTGGHVFSVDGAGGVIEDRYCASGSGSITAYGALETLYKDNMTKEQAIDVAISGLNAARRRDNYTGDGMLILYIGPKGYEWIPNDLIRKRCEELGFKYPN